One genomic window of Tatumella citrea includes the following:
- a CDS encoding DedA family protein — protein MSALHEIIHALWHQDFAVLADPHVIWIVYAVMFCMLFLENGLLPAAFLPGDSLLLLAGAMIAKGVMGFLPTVVILTCAASLGFWMGYLQGRWLGNTRLVQGWLKHLPAKYHQRAWQMFNRHGLAALLAGRFLAFVRTVLPTMAGISGLSNTRFQLFNWLSGLLWVVLLVALGYGISHVPFIKRHEDQVMAILMLLPLLLLVCGLAGSLVFLWKKKRQTSV, from the coding sequence ATGAGTGCTTTACACGAGATAATCCATGCCCTGTGGCATCAGGATTTCGCCGTTCTGGCGGATCCGCATGTTATCTGGATTGTCTACGCGGTGATGTTTTGCATGCTGTTTCTGGAAAACGGGTTACTGCCCGCGGCTTTTTTGCCGGGTGACAGTTTACTGCTGCTGGCAGGAGCCATGATTGCTAAAGGGGTGATGGGATTTCTTCCGACGGTTGTAATCCTTACCTGTGCTGCCAGCCTGGGATTCTGGATGGGATATCTGCAGGGGCGGTGGCTGGGAAATACCCGGCTGGTGCAGGGCTGGCTGAAACACCTGCCCGCTAAATATCACCAACGAGCCTGGCAGATGTTCAACCGTCATGGTCTGGCGGCTTTACTCGCAGGCCGATTTCTGGCGTTTGTTCGCACGGTTCTGCCGACTATGGCTGGAATTTCCGGGCTTAGTAACACCCGCTTTCAACTGTTCAACTGGTTAAGCGGCCTGTTGTGGGTCGTACTGCTGGTCGCCCTGGGGTACGGTATCAGCCATGTGCCGTTTATTAAACGCCATGAAGATCAGGTAATGGCTATACTGATGCTGCTGCCTCTCCTGCTGCTGGTCTGTGGCCTGGCAGGCAGTCTGGTATTTCTCTGGAAGAAAAAGCGCCAGACTTCAGTATAA
- the exbB gene encoding tol-pal system-associated acyl-CoA thioesterase, with translation MTNNLMQTDLSVLGMYHHADIVVKVVMIGLLLASVVTWAIFFGKFTELSSAKRRLKSEQKALKEVRTLQQAVDVASKFAANSHSRSLIAEAQDERQLSAGAEDSDGIKDRTGFRLERRVAAVGRYASRGNGFLATIGSVAPFIGLFGTVWGIMNSFIGIAQSQTTNLAVVAPGIAEALLATAVGLVAAIPAVVIYNVFARMIAGYKASLSDTAAQVLLLQSRDLDLGQSHEPVDLRASAHKLRVS, from the coding sequence GTGACCAATAATTTGATGCAAACGGATCTGTCCGTTCTGGGCATGTATCATCATGCTGATATTGTTGTAAAAGTAGTAATGATAGGCTTGTTGCTCGCCTCTGTGGTTACCTGGGCAATCTTCTTCGGCAAGTTTACAGAACTGAGTTCGGCCAAACGGCGCCTTAAATCAGAACAGAAAGCCCTGAAAGAAGTGCGTACATTACAGCAGGCCGTCGATGTTGCCAGCAAATTCGCTGCCAACAGTCACAGTCGCAGTCTGATTGCAGAAGCTCAGGATGAACGTCAGCTTTCTGCCGGCGCAGAAGACAGTGACGGTATCAAAGATCGTACCGGTTTCCGTCTGGAGCGAAGAGTCGCAGCCGTCGGTCGTTATGCATCACGGGGTAATGGCTTCCTGGCAACCATCGGTTCTGTCGCACCGTTTATCGGTCTGTTCGGTACCGTATGGGGCATCATGAACAGCTTTATCGGGATTGCTCAAAGTCAGACCACTAACCTGGCAGTCGTGGCTCCGGGGATTGCCGAAGCGCTGCTTGCTACTGCGGTAGGTCTGGTTGCAGCAATTCCTGCGGTAGTGATTTATAACGTATTTGCACGGATGATTGCTGGTTATAAAGCTTCATTAAGTGATACTGCCGCTCAGGTATTATTGCTGCAGAGCCGTGATCTGGATTTAGGGCAGAGCCATGAGCCGGTAGATCTGCGGGCTTCCGCACATAAACTGCGGGTGAGTTAA
- the metC gene encoding cystathionine beta-lyase: MTDKKTDKKLETTLVSAGRQKRYTAGAVNSVIQRASSLVFDTVADKKRAAAGRTRGELFYGRRGTLTHFSLQDAMTELENGAGCALYPCGAAAVTNAILAFVESGDHVLMSGSVYEPTRDFCNVILRKLNVATTFFPHISGAEIIQWLKPETRVVFLESPASITMEVQDIPAIVAAIRQAAPNAIIMMDNTWAAGVLFNALDFGIDISIQAGTKYLIGHSDAMIGTAVANQRCWDTLRENSYLMGQMVDADTAYMTSRGLRTLGVRLRQHEESSIQVAEWLAEREEVWRVNHPALPQSPGHEFWKRDFSGSSGLFSFILRRELSREALADFLDNFQHFSMAYSWGGFESLILANQPDEIAAIRPDQEPHLPGTLIRLHIGLENVDDLIADLAAGFDRLARYA, encoded by the coding sequence ATGACAGACAAAAAAACAGATAAAAAACTGGAAACCACACTGGTCAGTGCCGGCCGGCAGAAACGTTATACTGCCGGCGCAGTTAACAGCGTTATTCAGCGTGCATCTTCTCTGGTCTTCGACACCGTTGCTGATAAAAAACGTGCCGCCGCAGGGCGCACCCGTGGAGAGTTGTTTTACGGGCGCCGCGGGACTCTGACCCACTTTTCATTGCAGGATGCGATGACAGAACTGGAAAATGGTGCTGGTTGTGCCCTTTACCCTTGCGGAGCCGCCGCAGTCACCAATGCTATTCTGGCGTTTGTTGAAAGCGGCGATCATGTACTGATGAGTGGTTCGGTCTATGAACCCACCCGCGATTTCTGCAATGTGATCCTGCGTAAACTGAACGTAGCTACCACTTTCTTCCCTCACATCAGCGGAGCGGAGATTATTCAGTGGCTGAAGCCGGAAACACGGGTGGTATTTCTTGAATCCCCGGCCTCCATCACTATGGAGGTTCAGGATATTCCCGCCATTGTCGCCGCCATTCGCCAGGCTGCCCCGAATGCCATCATTATGATGGACAATACCTGGGCGGCAGGAGTGCTGTTTAACGCACTCGATTTCGGAATTGATATTTCTATCCAGGCTGGCACTAAGTACCTGATAGGACATTCCGATGCGATGATCGGTACCGCAGTCGCCAATCAGCGCTGCTGGGACACCCTGCGCGAAAACTCTTACCTGATGGGTCAGATGGTTGATGCAGATACCGCCTATATGACTTCACGCGGCCTGCGTACCCTGGGGGTAAGATTACGTCAGCATGAAGAGAGCAGCATTCAGGTTGCTGAATGGCTTGCGGAGCGGGAAGAGGTCTGGCGGGTCAATCATCCGGCACTGCCACAGTCTCCCGGTCATGAGTTCTGGAAGCGTGATTTTTCCGGCAGCAGCGGTTTATTTTCGTTTATTCTGCGTCGCGAACTGTCACGTGAAGCACTGGCTGACTTCCTGGATAACTTCCAACATTTCAGCATGGCTTATTCCTGGGGCGGCTTTGAATCTCTGATCCTCGCCAATCAGCCTGATGAAATTGCCGCTATCCGACCGGATCAGGAGCCTCACTTACCGGGGACACTGATAAGGCTGCATATCGGGCTGGAAAACGTGGATGATTTAATCGCTGATCTGGCCGCAGGTTTCGACCGGCTGGCTCGTTATGCCTGA
- a CDS encoding circularly permuted type 2 ATP-grasp protein has translation MNHSYQIAANFYDEMLLKDGLYRPHYKDYWEWLKQADKEAIARKKEEAELLFHRVGITFNVYGDDDGADRLIPFDSVPRIIPASEWAQLDKGIRQRVQALNLFLHDIYHQQHILKAGIIPAEQVLVNDQYQPCMQGVDLHRNIYAHIVGVDMVRNSDGEYYVLEDNLRTPSGVSYMLENRKMMMRLYPELFATQSIAPVERYPSHLLQTLRESSPVNDPVVVVLTPGRFNSAYFEHSFLAQQMGVELVESADLFVKDGAVLMRTTEGPCKVDVIYRRVDDAFLDPLAFRADSMLGVAGLLSVYRAGNVVLANAIGTGVADDKSIYPYVPDMIRYYLQEEPILNNVPTWQCRRPKDLSYVLANLDKMVVKEVHGAGGYGMLIGPVASRAEIEDFRARLLARPDNYIAQDTLSLSTCPTFTGEGLAPRHIDLRPFALCGADIRLVPGGLTRVALTEGSLVVNSSQGGGTKDTWVLEDDSSC, from the coding sequence ATGAATCATAGCTATCAGATAGCAGCAAATTTTTATGATGAGATGTTACTCAAAGATGGATTGTACCGGCCCCACTACAAAGACTACTGGGAGTGGTTAAAGCAGGCGGATAAAGAGGCTATTGCCCGTAAGAAGGAGGAGGCAGAACTATTATTTCACCGTGTCGGCATTACCTTTAATGTCTATGGTGATGATGATGGTGCTGACCGGTTAATCCCGTTCGACAGCGTGCCACGTATTATTCCGGCCAGCGAATGGGCGCAACTGGATAAAGGGATCCGCCAGCGGGTTCAGGCATTAAACTTGTTTCTGCACGATATTTATCATCAGCAGCATATTCTGAAGGCCGGAATTATTCCTGCTGAACAGGTGCTGGTTAATGATCAATACCAGCCCTGTATGCAGGGCGTTGATCTTCACCGGAACATCTACGCGCATATTGTCGGTGTTGACATGGTCCGTAACAGCGACGGTGAATATTATGTGTTGGAGGATAACCTCAGAACACCTTCCGGCGTCTCCTATATGCTGGAAAACCGTAAAATGATGATGCGGTTGTATCCTGAGTTATTTGCCACACAGTCAATTGCTCCGGTGGAGCGCTACCCCTCACATCTGCTACAAACCCTGCGTGAAAGCTCGCCGGTTAACGATCCGGTTGTGGTGGTATTAACCCCGGGCCGCTTCAACAGTGCTTACTTTGAACACAGTTTTCTTGCTCAGCAGATGGGGGTTGAACTGGTAGAAAGTGCCGATCTGTTTGTTAAAGACGGAGCGGTGTTGATGCGTACGACCGAAGGGCCGTGCAAAGTTGATGTTATTTATCGTCGTGTCGATGATGCCTTCCTTGATCCACTGGCATTCCGCGCGGATTCTATGCTGGGCGTTGCTGGTCTGTTGTCGGTCTATCGTGCCGGTAACGTGGTGCTGGCGAACGCCATCGGTACAGGGGTTGCAGATGATAAGTCTATCTACCCTTATGTTCCGGATATGATCCGTTACTACCTCCAGGAAGAACCGATTCTTAATAATGTGCCGACCTGGCAATGTCGTCGTCCAAAGGATCTGAGCTATGTGCTGGCGAATCTCGACAAAATGGTCGTGAAAGAGGTCCACGGCGCCGGTGGCTACGGCATGCTGATAGGTCCGGTCGCCAGCCGTGCCGAAATCGAAGATTTTCGCGCCAGGTTGCTGGCTCGCCCGGACAATTATATCGCTCAGGACACGTTGTCGTTATCAACCTGCCCGACATTTACGGGGGAGGGACTGGCTCCAAGGCATATCGATTTACGGCCATTTGCACTGTGCGGGGCCGATATTCGTCTGGTCCCCGGAGGTCTGACCCGGGTGGCATTAACGGAAGGGTCACTGGTGGTGAACTCCTCTCAGGGAGGGGGAACCAAAGATACCTGGGTTCTGGAGGATGATTCATCATGTTAA
- a CDS encoding AraC family transcriptional regulator → MSDNKYCQRLAQQVIALHHSLSGGLSPIKNVSLMYADEHLKLSPVMYRPGIAILFQGSKTGYLGDISFSYDPSRYLLLSVALPVECETHGSKEQPLAGLFIDVDMLLVQEMILEIGEQYEYQPSQLITAIHSAELTQDMLRISERLLEVMTRPLEARLLANQIIKEMYFYLLTGPCGRALLSLSGSQTRISQIAKALRRIEQDYRSALSIDILAAEVNMSTSAFYHHFKTVTQTSPLQYLKRYRLHEARRLLAHQQMKAGNAAIEVGYESVSQFSREYKRYFGVTPGEEIQRVRQASVDA, encoded by the coding sequence ATGTCTGATAACAAATATTGTCAGCGCCTGGCTCAGCAGGTCATTGCTTTACATCATTCTTTGTCCGGAGGACTCAGCCCGATAAAAAATGTATCGCTGATGTATGCCGATGAACATTTAAAACTCAGTCCTGTTATGTATCGCCCCGGGATTGCCATTCTGTTTCAGGGCAGTAAAACCGGATATCTGGGGGATATCAGTTTCAGCTACGATCCCAGCCGCTATCTGCTGCTCAGTGTCGCGCTGCCGGTGGAATGTGAAACGCATGGCAGTAAAGAGCAGCCGTTGGCCGGATTATTTATTGATGTGGATATGTTGCTGGTACAGGAAATGATCCTCGAAATTGGTGAGCAATACGAATATCAGCCATCTCAGTTGATCACTGCTATCCATTCGGCTGAATTAACTCAGGATATGCTGAGAATTTCTGAAAGATTACTGGAGGTGATGACCCGGCCTCTGGAAGCCAGACTGCTGGCAAATCAGATCATTAAAGAGATGTACTTCTATTTACTGACCGGTCCTTGTGGCAGGGCACTGTTATCACTGTCCGGCAGTCAGACCCGTATTAGCCAGATAGCTAAAGCGCTGCGTCGGATAGAGCAGGACTACCGAAGTGCGTTAAGCATTGATATCCTGGCGGCTGAGGTCAATATGAGTACTTCGGCATTTTATCACCATTTTAAAACGGTCACTCAGACCTCGCCGCTGCAATATCTGAAACGTTACCGGTTGCATGAGGCCAGACGATTGCTGGCGCATCAGCAAATGAAGGCAGGTAATGCGGCAATCGAAGTAGGGTATGAAAGTGTTTCGCAGTTTTCCCGTGAATATAAACGGTATTTCGGGGTGACCCCGGGGGAGGAAATTCAGCGGGTACGTCAGGCATCAGTCGATGCCTGA
- a CDS encoding YlaC family protein has protein sequence MDKVKQILQQEIDRLNVAEQRDNLPRFSFTFLRKHPGLWFVMYLCYALCVALIFSTEMLGWPAFWFATAFVLGMSLLMLMDISPKYRFEDIDALDLRVCYNGEWYYIRAVSQQCINAINNDPEVPSQVKQGIARLLEKKGEVDFYDIYHLTWGGRSAATI, from the coding sequence ATGGACAAAGTTAAACAAATTCTTCAGCAGGAAATCGATCGTCTTAATGTCGCAGAGCAGCGGGACAATTTGCCACGCTTTAGTTTTACGTTTTTGCGTAAACATCCCGGGCTGTGGTTCGTCATGTATCTCTGTTATGCATTATGCGTGGCACTGATCTTCTCTACCGAGATGCTGGGCTGGCCAGCCTTCTGGTTCGCCACTGCCTTTGTTCTGGGAATGAGTCTGTTGATGCTGATGGATATCTCGCCTAAATACCGTTTCGAAGATATCGATGCCCTGGATTTACGGGTCTGCTATAACGGCGAGTGGTACTACATCCGGGCAGTCTCTCAGCAATGCATTAACGCGATTAACAACGATCCGGAAGTACCGTCACAGGTGAAACAAGGGATCGCCAGATTGCTGGAGAAAAAAGGGGAAGTTGATTTTTATGATATCTATCATCTGACCTGGGGTGGTCGCAGCGCAGCAACTATCTGA
- a CDS encoding aminotransferase-like domain-containing protein, producing MSKFQQIAEQMQQQIEAGIWQAGDKLPSLRAQSELLQVSLMTVMNAYTLLESQGWIISRPQSGYYVAPGLPHDAAAVKHSEQADTNRFVFDVLQACRDPQIVPFGSAFPDPELFPMRALMRSLGDVSRHLTTGDAIDNLPPGNVELRKILARRYTRQGILVSPDDIVITNGAMDALNLSLQAVTEPGDWVIIESPAFYGALQAIERLKLKALAIPAVPGEGIDLASLQQALQRWPVKACWLMTSHQNPLGYTLSAEHKQQLVSLLAENQVALIEDDVYTSLWEGEQPPLPALAWDNGGTVLHCGSFSKDLVAGFRIGWVVTRKHALRIQQLQLMSTLSVSTPIQLALVGFLESQHYDQHLKRLRRQLAARKKLAITALQRALPAEAVIHADHGGDFLWIELPPDFDSTQLYHQALAKGISIAPGELFSASRQHRHCFRFNAAWPWDQRAEQAVTVLGELIVGQLS from the coding sequence GTGAGTAAATTTCAGCAGATAGCAGAACAGATGCAGCAGCAAATTGAAGCGGGCATCTGGCAGGCAGGAGATAAGCTGCCTTCGTTACGTGCCCAGTCTGAGCTGTTGCAGGTCAGCCTGATGACTGTCATGAATGCCTACACTCTGCTGGAAAGTCAGGGCTGGATTATCTCCCGCCCACAATCCGGTTATTATGTCGCCCCTGGTCTTCCCCATGACGCTGCTGCGGTAAAACACAGTGAACAGGCGGATACTAACCGTTTCGTGTTTGATGTCCTGCAGGCCTGCCGTGACCCACAGATAGTGCCTTTCGGCTCTGCGTTTCCTGACCCTGAACTTTTCCCGATGCGGGCGTTAATGCGCTCATTAGGCGATGTTTCCCGCCATCTAACCACCGGCGATGCTATTGATAATCTGCCGCCCGGTAATGTCGAATTACGCAAAATTCTGGCCCGGCGCTATACCCGGCAGGGTATTCTGGTATCGCCGGACGATATTGTAATCACTAATGGCGCCATGGATGCTCTGAACCTGAGCCTGCAGGCGGTAACAGAACCGGGTGACTGGGTCATTATAGAAAGCCCCGCGTTTTACGGTGCCTTACAGGCAATTGAACGACTGAAGCTTAAAGCGCTGGCTATCCCTGCCGTTCCCGGAGAAGGGATCGATTTAGCCAGTCTTCAACAGGCGTTGCAACGCTGGCCGGTAAAAGCCTGCTGGCTGATGACCAGCCACCAGAATCCTCTCGGTTATACCCTATCCGCTGAACATAAACAGCAACTGGTCAGTCTGTTAGCAGAGAATCAGGTGGCGCTGATTGAAGATGATGTTTATACCAGCCTGTGGGAAGGAGAACAGCCGCCGCTGCCGGCCCTGGCATGGGATAACGGTGGCACAGTGTTGCATTGCGGTTCTTTCTCGAAAGATCTGGTCGCCGGATTTCGTATCGGCTGGGTGGTGACCCGGAAACATGCGCTACGGATACAGCAGCTACAACTGATGAGCACTCTGTCGGTAAGTACACCGATACAACTGGCACTGGTCGGTTTTCTGGAAAGTCAGCATTATGACCAGCATCTGAAACGCCTGCGTCGTCAGCTCGCCGCACGTAAAAAACTGGCCATTACGGCATTGCAACGAGCCTTACCGGCGGAAGCTGTGATCCATGCAGATCATGGCGGGGATTTTTTGTGGATTGAACTGCCTCCGGACTTCGACAGTACACAGCTCTACCATCAGGCACTGGCGAAGGGAATTAGCATTGCGCCGGGAGAGCTGTTTTCTGCTTCCCGGCAGCATCGTCACTGTTTTCGTTTTAATGCCGCCTGGCCCTGGGATCAACGGGCAGAACAGGCGGTGACTGTTCTTGGTGAACTGATAGTCGGGCAGCTTAGCTGA
- a CDS encoding putative bifunctional diguanylate cyclase/phosphodiesterase produces MLDVSWNKWLVLISLIIAFIASFTALDTAGRVASSQGWKAKLWLAGGGTAMGIGVWSMHFIGILAMMFPMPMHYGTSDTAASLIIVIVASIAALQQVIGHPQLGFGRLVGGAMLLGSGVVGMHYIGMYALLVQPPIEWNYWLVALSVLIAYVASGVALWLAFNLRKGENGIVMRRLQASLVMGVAIAGMHYTGMAAASFHEGSYIDGHGVNSPTLAIWVFLFTLAILGSSLLISMVDSQIKATRLAKKLHLANRELHKLAMHDPLTLLPNRVYLEEQLEHYIRNASAGIATFSLMFLDLDGFKMINDAYGHHIGDRLLVTASDRLKNILESEQVLARVGGDEFVLLTPGTSAEQAEDIASRMVKAIEQPFHIGEYELMVSISIGIAQYPQHGAEGREMMFNADVAMYHTKNNGRNGYSIYRASMNSMGKSQVQLKNELWRALYHNELRLFYQPKNDAQSGNIIGYEALVRWQHPTRGLLSPDKFLPIAEKSGMIIQVGEWVLNEACRQLAIWHAQGNTELSVSVNLSALQFEQEMLQSVVLNALTANKVPADKLILEITETTAMRSPQETIRILTALKEYGIKVSIDDFGTGYSSLLYLQSMPASELKIDRAFVREINKQCTDTRLLSMIIDLAKNMNLNIVAEGVETEEQQRQLASLGCNILQGFYFSRPVPPEQLVLPEVQGKLPRPVKLDLVPETGSQKIRA; encoded by the coding sequence ATGCTGGATGTATCCTGGAATAAATGGCTGGTGTTAATTTCACTTATCATTGCCTTTATAGCCTCTTTTACTGCCCTTGATACGGCAGGACGGGTTGCCAGTTCCCAGGGATGGAAAGCGAAGTTATGGCTGGCGGGTGGTGGTACCGCAATGGGGATTGGTGTCTGGTCGATGCATTTTATTGGTATCCTGGCAATGATGTTTCCGATGCCAATGCACTATGGCACCAGCGATACTGCCGCGTCGTTAATTATCGTCATTGTTGCCTCTATTGCCGCCTTACAACAGGTGATTGGTCATCCGCAACTGGGGTTTGGCCGCCTGGTGGGTGGTGCAATGCTACTGGGAAGTGGCGTGGTAGGGATGCATTACATCGGAATGTATGCTCTGCTGGTGCAACCTCCGATTGAGTGGAATTACTGGCTGGTGGCCTTGTCAGTGCTGATAGCCTATGTCGCTTCAGGCGTAGCGCTGTGGCTGGCCTTCAACCTGCGTAAAGGCGAAAATGGTATTGTGATGCGTCGTTTGCAGGCATCACTGGTTATGGGTGTCGCGATTGCCGGAATGCACTACACCGGCATGGCAGCTGCCAGCTTTCATGAGGGCAGCTACATTGACGGGCATGGTGTAAATTCCCCGACCCTGGCTATCTGGGTGTTTCTGTTTACCCTGGCAATACTGGGTTCCAGTCTGCTAATTTCGATGGTCGATTCACAAATTAAAGCGACCCGTCTGGCAAAAAAATTACATCTGGCCAACCGTGAACTGCACAAACTGGCGATGCATGATCCACTCACACTGCTGCCAAACCGTGTCTATCTGGAAGAACAGCTGGAACATTATATCCGCAATGCCTCTGCAGGTATTGCAACCTTCTCGCTGATGTTTCTCGATCTCGACGGTTTTAAAATGATCAATGATGCCTACGGGCACCATATCGGCGACCGTCTGCTGGTTACCGCGTCTGACCGTCTGAAAAATATTCTTGAATCAGAGCAGGTTCTGGCGCGGGTAGGGGGCGATGAGTTTGTGTTACTGACCCCGGGGACTTCTGCTGAACAAGCCGAAGATATTGCCTCGCGAATGGTGAAGGCGATAGAGCAGCCTTTCCATATCGGTGAATATGAACTGATGGTTTCTATCAGTATTGGTATCGCACAGTACCCACAGCATGGTGCTGAAGGTCGTGAAATGATGTTCAATGCTGATGTTGCGATGTACCACACCAAAAATAATGGTCGTAATGGTTACAGCATCTACCGTGCCAGCATGAATTCGATGGGTAAAAGCCAGGTGCAGCTGAAAAACGAATTGTGGCGGGCGTTGTACCACAATGAGCTGCGTCTGTTCTATCAGCCGAAGAATGATGCACAGAGTGGCAATATTATTGGTTATGAAGCTCTGGTTCGTTGGCAGCATCCAACCCGTGGCCTGCTCTCTCCGGATAAGTTCTTACCGATTGCCGAGAAAAGTGGCATGATCATTCAGGTAGGTGAGTGGGTACTGAATGAAGCCTGCCGTCAGCTGGCTATCTGGCATGCTCAGGGTAATACGGAACTTTCGGTCTCGGTGAACCTGTCAGCACTTCAGTTTGAACAGGAGATGCTGCAGAGCGTAGTCCTGAATGCCTTAACGGCAAATAAAGTCCCTGCTGACAAACTGATCCTCGAAATTACCGAAACCACCGCCATGCGATCGCCTCAGGAAACTATCCGTATTCTGACGGCTCTGAAAGAATATGGTATTAAAGTTTCGATTGATGATTTCGGTACCGGTTATTCCAGTCTGTTGTATCTGCAAAGTATGCCAGCCAGTGAGCTGAAAATTGACCGTGCATTCGTGCGGGAGATAAACAAGCAGTGTACTGATACCCGGTTACTGTCGATGATCATCGATCTGGCAAAAAATATGAATCTGAACATCGTGGCGGAAGGTGTAGAAACTGAGGAACAACAACGTCAGCTGGCCAGCCTGGGTTGTAACATCCTGCAGGGGTTCTACTTCAGCCGGCCGGTTCCTCCGGAGCAATTGGTGTTACCTGAAGTCCAGGGTAAGCTGCCTCGTCCGGTGAAACTGGATCTGGTGCCGGAAACCGGTTCGCAAAAAATCAGGGCCTGA
- the exbD gene encoding TonB system transport protein ExbD → MAMHLKDDLESDGEMSEINVTPFIDVMLVLLIIFMVAAPLATVDVKVNLPASTSVPQPRPDKPVYLSIKADKQLYVGNNEVSKEQLVSAIDSLTSGNKESTIFFQADKDVDYATLMSVMDQLRAAGYLKIGLMGLETAGTTAGN, encoded by the coding sequence ATGGCGATGCATCTGAAAGATGATTTAGAAAGCGATGGGGAAATGAGTGAAATTAACGTAACGCCGTTTATCGACGTTATGTTAGTGCTGTTAATCATTTTTATGGTTGCAGCGCCTCTGGCCACCGTAGATGTCAAAGTTAATCTTCCGGCTTCAACCAGCGTTCCTCAGCCTCGTCCGGATAAACCGGTCTATCTGAGTATTAAAGCGGACAAACAACTGTATGTCGGCAACAATGAAGTCTCAAAAGAACAGCTGGTTTCGGCCATTGATTCACTGACCAGTGGCAACAAAGAAAGCACCATCTTCTTCCAGGCGGATAAAGATGTGGACTATGCCACGCTGATGAGTGTGATGGATCAATTGCGTGCCGCAGGCTATCTGAAGATTGGACTGATGGGGCTGGAAACCGCCGGAACTACCGCGGGCAACTAA
- the tcuC gene encoding MFS transporter, giving the protein MNNSGTSSPAAKTSGAKSIFRVTSGNFLEMYDFMVFGYYATAISKTFFPGNDPYSSLMLTLMTFGAGFLMRPLGAIILGAYIDHHGRRKGLLLTLGLMAIGTLTIALTPGYQTIGAAAPLIILVGRLLQGFSAGVELGGVSVYLSEIAPKGRKGFYVSWQSGSQQLSVIFAALLGLMLNHWLDKGQVTDWGWRIPFIIGCLIVPFLFYIRRMLEETESFQQRKHRPGMTEIMRSVASNWALVLAGMLMVVTTTVMFYMITAFTPTFGKTVLMMTDHQSFMVTLFVGVSNLFWLPVMGSLSDRIGRRPLLITFTLLTMLTAWPVLKWMVAAPSFGHLLTAELWLSFLYASYNGAMVVYLAEIMPAEVRAAGFSLAYSLATALFGGFTPAVSSYLIHATDDKSMPGAWLTFAGCCGLVGTLCIGYLVRRYQQKKTAGPLHSL; this is encoded by the coding sequence ATGAATAATTCGGGTACATCTTCTCCGGCGGCTAAAACCAGCGGAGCTAAATCTATTTTCCGTGTGACCAGCGGAAACTTTCTTGAAATGTACGACTTTATGGTGTTTGGCTACTATGCCACCGCCATTTCAAAAACCTTCTTCCCGGGCAATGACCCTTATTCATCGTTGATGCTGACACTGATGACCTTTGGTGCCGGTTTCCTGATGCGCCCTCTGGGGGCCATTATCCTCGGTGCTTATATTGACCATCATGGTCGCCGTAAAGGGTTACTGCTGACCCTGGGACTGATGGCTATTGGTACTCTGACTATTGCTCTGACCCCGGGTTATCAGACGATTGGCGCGGCGGCTCCGTTAATTATCCTCGTAGGTCGTTTATTGCAGGGATTCTCCGCCGGGGTTGAACTGGGTGGGGTTTCCGTTTACCTGTCTGAAATCGCGCCGAAAGGGCGCAAAGGCTTCTATGTCAGCTGGCAGTCGGGGAGTCAGCAATTATCGGTTATCTTTGCTGCGTTACTGGGGTTAATGCTGAATCACTGGCTGGACAAAGGTCAGGTGACAGACTGGGGTTGGCGTATTCCGTTTATTATCGGCTGCCTGATTGTTCCCTTCCTGTTTTATATCCGCCGTATGCTGGAAGAGACAGAGAGTTTTCAGCAGCGTAAACATCGTCCCGGCATGACAGAAATTATGCGTTCAGTGGCCAGCAACTGGGCACTGGTTCTCGCCGGGATGCTGATGGTGGTTACCACCACCGTCATGTTCTATATGATTACGGCCTTTACCCCGACCTTTGGTAAGACAGTGCTGATGATGACGGACCACCAGAGTTTTATGGTGACGCTATTTGTCGGTGTATCGAATTTATTCTGGCTGCCGGTGATGGGATCGTTGTCTGACCGGATTGGTCGCCGCCCGCTGCTGATAACCTTCACCCTGTTAACTATGCTGACTGCGTGGCCAGTGCTGAAGTGGATGGTAGCGGCACCGTCGTTTGGTCATCTGTTAACTGCCGAGCTGTGGTTGTCATTCCTCTACGCCAGCTATAACGGGGCGATGGTGGTCTATCTGGCAGAGATCATGCCGGCTGAAGTCCGGGCGGCAGGGTTCTCTCTGGCCTACAGTCTGGCGACAGCATTGTTCGGCGGGTTTACCCCTGCGGTATCCAGTTATCTGATTCATGCGACAGATGATAAATCGATGCCGGGAGCATGGCTGACCTTTGCCGGTTGCTGTGGTCTGGTAGGAACTCTATGCATCGGTTACCTGGTGCGACGCTATCAGCAGAAAAAGACCGCAGGACCACTGCACAGTCTGTAG